One Paroedura picta isolate Pp20150507F chromosome 16, Ppicta_v3.0, whole genome shotgun sequence genomic region harbors:
- the LOC143826790 gene encoding thialysine N-epsilon-acetyltransferase-like, producing the protein MACVVRACAPRDLPDIMRLIKEIAGIYKVPLNELRTHVEELKEAGFGKHPQFECFVAEVPPQQKSKEGHTLIGYVLSVYTFSTWKGRNLYMDNLYVMPEYRGRRIGKKLVTTAIEAAWQRGCSQIRMHVSSEKPENIRFLERIGGEDLSVKDGWNLFRFREEQLRQMAAQSKF; encoded by the exons ATGGCTTGTGTTGTGCGGGCCTGTGCCCCCCGAGATCTCCCAGATATCATGCGCTTAATTAAG GAGATTGCAGGGATTTACAAGGTTCCCCTGAATGAGCTCCGGACCCACGTGGAAG agCTAAAGGAAGCTGGATTTGGGAAGCACCCACAATTTGAGTGCTTTGTGGCTGAGGTCCCCCCACAGCAAAAGAGCAAGGAAG GTCACACTCTCATTGGCTACGTCCTGTCCGTCTACACCTTCAGCACCTGGAAAGGAAGAAACCTTTACATGGACAACCTGTACGTCATGCCCGAATACAGAG GGAGGCGCATTGGGAAGAAGCTTGTGACCACAGCCATAGAG gccgCTTGGCAGAGAGGGTGCTCCCAGATCCGAATGCACGTCTCCTCGGAGAAGCCGGAAAACATCAGGTTCCTGGAGCGAATCGGCGGTGAAGATCTCTCTGTCAAAGATGGCTGGAACCTCTTCCGATTCCGGGAGGAGCAGCTACGCCAGATGGCCGCGCAGAGCAAGTTTTAG
- the CHRNB1 gene encoding acetylcholine receptor subunit beta, with product MSPRSALWGLLWALSVGAVTASETEGRLLEALFRNYSTTVRPARGLRDRVPIRIGMSLSQLISVDEKNEQLTTKVYLDLTWTDYRLTWDPADYEGITSVRIFSDKVWIPDIVLMNNNDGVFDIALMVNVLVNHEGIVQWQPPAVYRSSCSIQVTYFPFDWQNCTMTFRSYTYDSSEVTLLHPLKDDGTELKEVVIYGSTFIDNGQWEIRHKPARKNTLPGDPLYEDITFYLIICRKPLFYLINVIVPCVLITILAIFVFYLPPDAGEKMTLSIFALLTLTVFLLLLADKVPETSLAVPIIVKYLMFTMILVTFSVILSVVDLNLHHRSPNTHEMPLWVRQIFIHKLPWYLGLRRPKPETSVKPVPLPPKQEPPSMKSNRRMDEYFLRTPACDFLFPKPNRFQPEVFSTDMKKFIEGPSHCLALPPDLKSAMDAVQYIAEQLQEQDDYDALKEDWEYVAIVVDRLFFWTFIIFTSVGTLTIFLDASFHLPPENPFP from the exons ATGTCCCCCCGGTCCGCGTTGTGGGGGCTCCTGTGGGCACTCTCCGTAGGAG CCGTGACCGCTTCCGAAACAGAGGGGCGTCTGCTGGAGGCGCTCTTCCGGAACTACAGCACGACGGTGCGCCCGGCCCGCGGTCTCCGCGACAGGGTCCCCATCCGCATCGGGATGTCCCTCTCGCAGCTCATCAGTGTG GATGAAAAAAACGAACAGCTGACGACCAAGGTCTACCTGGATCTA ACCTGGACAGACTATCGGCTCACCTGGGACCCCGCGGATTACGAGGGCATTACCTCCGTCCGGATTTTTTCTGACAAAGTCTGGATCCCGGATATCGTCCTCATGAACAA taacgaTGGCGTCTTTGACATTGCTCTGATGGTGAACGTCTTGGTGAACCACGAGGGGATCGTCCAGTGGCAGCCCCCCGCCGTGTACCGGAGTAGCTGCAGCATCCAG gtcaCCTACTTCCCCTTCGACTGGCAGAACTGCACCATGACCTTCCGCTCCTACACCTACGACTCCTCCGAGGTGACGCTGCTGCACCCGCTGAAGGACGACGGGACGGAGCTGAAGGAGGTCGTCATCTACGGGAGCACCTTCATCG ACAACGGACAGTGGGAGATCCGGCACAAGCCCGCCCGCAAGAACACCCTCCCCGGGGACCCCCTGTACGAGGACATCACCTTCTACCTCATCATCTGCCGCAAGCCCCTCTTCTACCTCATCAACGTCATCGTCCCCTGCGTCCTGATCACCATCCTGGCCATCTTTGTCTTCTACCTCCCTCCGGACGCAG GGGAGAAGATGACGCTCTCCATCTTCGCACTCCTCACCCTGACCGTGTTTCTCCTCCTGCTGGCTGACAAAGTCCCCGAGACGTCCCTGGCGGTGCCCATCATTGTCAAATACCTCATGTTCACCATGATCCTGGTCACCTTCTCCGTCATCCTCAGCGTGGTGGACCTGAACCTGCACCATCGCTCTCCCAACACCCACGAGATGCCCCTCTGGGTGCGGCAG ATTTTTATCCACAAACTTCCTTGGTATTTGGGGCTGCGTCGTCCGAAGCCAGAAACCTCGGTCAAGCccgtccccctgccccccaagcagGAACCCCCCAGCATGAAAAGCAACCGCCGGATGGATGAATATTTCCTCCGCACACCTGCCTGCGACTTCCTCTTCCCCAAACCGAACAG ATTTCAGCCAGAGGTGTTCTCCACGGACATGAAGAAATTCATCGAGGGCCCCAGCCACTGCCTGGCCCTCCCCCCAGACCTGAAGTCAGCCATGGACGCTGTCCAGTATATTGCTGAACAACTGCAGGAGCAGGATGATTACGATGCG TTGAAGGAAGACTGGGAATATGTGGCCATCGTGGTGGACCGCCTCTTCTTCTGGACCTTCATCATCTTCACCTCCGTGGGCACCCTCACCATCTTCCTGGATGCCAGCTTCCACCTGCCACCCGAGAACCCCTTCCCCTGA